From the genome of Marixanthomonas ophiurae, one region includes:
- a CDS encoding RNA polymerase sigma factor: MKQPDELIISMQDGNEKAFSKLYTMYSEALFGIIYSIVLDEGDAEEVMQDVFIKIWDNSKSYNIKKGRFFTWILNIARNTAIDKTRSKAYKNSKKNLSTTNFVDILATSDNLNKKTNAIGIKKYLDALKPACIKIIDFLIFKGYTQKDAAKEIDIPLGTLKTRNRKCMQDLKTIVLG; the protein is encoded by the coding sequence ATGAAACAACCAGACGAACTAATTATTTCCATGCAAGATGGAAATGAAAAAGCCTTTTCTAAACTTTATACTATGTACTCCGAAGCTTTATTCGGTATCATTTATAGTATTGTACTTGATGAAGGAGATGCAGAAGAAGTTATGCAAGATGTATTTATCAAGATTTGGGACAACTCAAAATCGTACAACATTAAAAAAGGTCGGTTTTTTACGTGGATACTCAATATTGCAAGGAATACAGCAATAGATAAAACTCGTTCTAAGGCATATAAAAACTCAAAGAAAAACCTAAGCACCACTAATTTCGTAGATATATTAGCTACGTCTGATAACCTAAACAAAAAAACAAATGCTATAGGGATCAAGAAATACTTGGACGCATTGAAACCTGCTTGTATCAAAATAATAGATTTTTTAATCTTTAAAGGATACACTCAAAAGGACGCAGCGAAAGAAATAGATATTCCGTTAGGAACTTTAAAAACCCGCAACAGAAAATGTATGCAGGATTTAAAAACAATTGTATTAGGATAA